The nucleotide sequence GGCGGGCCGGCTCAGCGGCGACGTCGAGCGCCAGCCCGACGGCAGCCTCGTCGCCCGCGGCGCGCTGTCCTCGCTCGTCCTCGACGGCGAGGCGGCCGGCCACGCCGAATTCGCGCTGCGCTGGCTGGGGGACAGCCTCGCGGTGGACAGCCTGCGCTGGGAGCCGTCGCCGGGCCGCAGCCTGCGGGTGACCGGCGGACTCGCCGGACTTCCCGACGTGGCGGACGGCCCCGGCGCCCTGGCCCAGCTGGCGCCGGAGCGGCTCGTGGCCGACCTCGACGTCCAGGCCGACCGCTTCCCGCTGGAGCGGCTCACCCGCCTCTGGCCGGCGAGCGCGTTCATCCGCGGCAGCCTGAGCGGCGACCTGGCGGTGGACGGGCCGCTGAGCGACCCCGCCGTCCACTCCGAGGCCCGCCTCGACAGCGCGGCCTTCTGGGCCCTGGGACTGGATCGCCTGGGCTGGACCGCGCACCTCGAGAACGGACAGCTGCGCGTGGCGCACCTCGATCTGGCGCGGGGCGCGAGCCGGCTGGACGGCTGGCTCACCCTGCCGCTGACGCTCCGACTCGCCGACGGCCGGGGCGAGGCCACGCTGCGCGCGGACGGTCCCCTGGACGGCGACCTGCACCTGCAGGCCGACGGCGCCGACCTGCTCGGCGCCTGGGATCTGCTGGCCGAGGCGGGCGGCCGCCTGGAAGGGGACATCACGCTGGCGGGCACCGTGGCCGACCCGCAGCCCACCGGCTATCTGCGCCTCCGGGACGGCACGCTGCGCTTCGCGGGCTGGGAGGAGCGGCTCAGCGAGCTCAGCGCGGATGGTCTCGTTCGCGGCGGCACGCTGGAGATCCTGTCGATGCACTCGCGCGAGGGCATCCAGTGGTCGCGCTTCAAGGAGGGCGAGCTCTCGGGCCAGGGCTGGCTCACCTGGCTCGGCCCCTTCCGCTACGGCATGAGCGCGGACTTCGCGCGTTGCTCCTTCGGCACGCTACCCTTCTTCACGGGGCTCGTGAGCGGCCACCTGGACCTCAGCACCTGGGAGGAGGAGGACGTCCCGCCGCATCCCTACCTCGAGGGCGACATCGAGGTGCACGAAGGCACGCTGAGCTACTCCTTCCAGGACGTGGCCGAGACCGCCGGCCCCACCGTGGCGCCGGTGCTCAGCTACGACCTGCGCGTGCGCGCGGAGCAGAACCTGATGCTCGTCAACGACGAGGCGAACCTGGAGCTGTCCGGCGAACTGGAGCTGATCAACACGCCGTCGGGCCAGGACGTCAGCGGCGAGCTGCAGACCCTGCGCGGCTACTACCTCGTCTTCGGGACCAAGTTCTACCTGATCCAGGGCGATCTGGACTTCAGCAGCGCGGCGGACATCAATCCGAAGATCGACATCCTGGCCGAGGCCAGGAACCGGGACGACCGGATTCAGATTCACATCACCAACACCTTCGCGGAGCCCACGGTGGACGTGGTGAGCGAGCAGGGCTACGGGCGCGAGGACGTGCTGCGCATCCTCATGGGCCTGCCCGTGGGCGCGGAGGAGGGCGCGAGCGGCGCGGCCGGCACGGTCGTTGCGGGGCGCGTGGAGGCCGAGCTGCTGAACCGGCTGGAGCGCATGGTGTCGGGCGAACTGGCCGGCCTGGTGGACTTCGGGCTGGAGAACCGCAATCTTGCCGGGGCAGGCGAGATCGAGACGCGCTGGCGCATCGGGCGCTACCTGCCCGGCGGGTTCTACATCAGCTACAACCAGGGGCTGAGCCTGGACTCGGACCGGGAAGTGGGCCTGGACTACCGGCTCTACAACCGGCTCTATCTGCACTCCGAAGTGGTCAACCGCGGCGGGCAGTTCGCCGACGAGGGCTTGATCAACGAGTACAACGTGGACATCCGCTTCCGCTACGAGTACTAGTCGGGCGGTGGCGGCCGTTCGCCGCCGAGGAGGAAAGCGACGATGACCCGCCCCCGGTCCCTGCGGCCCCTAGCGCGCTGGAGCCTGCTCGCGCTCGTCGTTCTCGCCCTGACGCCGCTGAGCGCGGACGCGTATCTGTTCGGCAAGAACAAGGTCCACTACGACTCCTTCGACTGGCAGGTCTACCACAGCGCGCACTTCGACCTGTACTACTACCCCGAGGAGGCCGTGCTGGCCAGCCAGACGGCGCTGCTGGCGGAGCAGGCCTACGCGCGGCTCGCGGCGCTGCTCGACCACCGGCCCCAGGGACGCATCCCGCTGGTGCTCTACAGCTCGCATCCGTCCTTCCAGCAGACCAACGTCAGCCCGGAGCTGATCAGCGAGTCCACCGGCGGCTTCACGGACATCACGCGCAGCCGCGTCGTGCTGCCCTACAGCGGCTCGGTGCCGGACTTCCGGCACGTGGTGGCGCACGAGCTGGTGCACGTCTTCATGCTCGACATGCTCTTCGGCGGCCATGGTCCCGAGCACGTGCTGCGCAGCGTGGGGCAGTTCATGATGCCCCCGCTCTGGTTCATCGAGGGCATGGCCGAGTACCTCTCCACGGGCTGGGACGCCAGCGCGCAGCTCTATCTCGAGGACGCGGTGGCCAGCGACTACCTCGCGCCCCTCGACGGCTACGTGGGCGGCTTCCTCGTCTACAAGGAAGGCCAGGCGGCCATGGCCTACCTGACCCGGCGCTTCGGCGAGGGGATCCTGCCCGAGCTGCTGAAGGAGATGAGCGGCCGGGGCAACCTGGACCGCGCGCTGCAGAAGAGCACGGGGATGAACCTCGAGCGCTTCAGCCGCGAGTTCCTGCGCGACACCAAGGAGCGCACCTGGCCGCGGCTGGCCGAGCGGGGACGTCCCGACCAGCGCGCCTTCCGGCTGCTGGACCACGAGCAGGCGGGTCGCGCCTTCTTCATGCACCCGCGCTTCAGCCCCGACGGCAGCCGCATGGCCTACTTCGCCGACAACGAGGGCGAGGTGAACCTCTACCTGGCCTCCAGTCTCGACGGCAAGGTGCTGCGCCGCCTGGTCACCGGGCATCGCTCGTCGCGGCTCGAGAGCCTGCACCCCTTCGACACCGGCGTCTCCTTCTCGCCCGACGGCACCCGCCTCGCGTTCTCCGCGCTCTCCGGCGGCGCGGACGCGCTGGTGATCGTGAGCGCGGACGACGGCAAGGAGCTCGCGCGCTACCGTCCGTCGCTGGACAGCATGCGCGGCCCGGCCTGGTCGCCCGACGGCAGGCGCATCGCGGTGAGCGGCGTGGCCGGGGGCGTCACCGATCTCTATCTGCTGGACCTGGACGGCGGCGCCTGGCGCCAGCTCACCCACGACCTGGCCGACGAGCAGGACCCCGCGTGGCTCGACGCCGAGACGCTGATCTACGCGCGGCACGACGCGCTCTTCCCCGGCCTCTTCGCCGCGGACGGCGAGCATCCGCCCGTCTTCCTGGATCCGGCGGAGTTCGGCGAGCACCCCGAGGTCTTCGACGTGGGCGACGGCTACGACCTCTGGCGCCTCGCCGTGGACCCCGACGCGGCGCCCACGCCCCTGGCCGCCACCGCGGGCGACGACCGCAGCCCGCTGCCGCTGGCCGGCGGCGGCCTGCTCTTCACCAGCACCGCGGCCGGTCTCCAGGACCTCTGGTTCCAGGCCGCGCCCGACTCCGCGCCGCGCCGGGTCTACGCGCCGGCCGGCGGCGTGATGGGCCCGTCCCTCAGCCACGACGACACGCGCCTCGCCTTCTCCTCGCTGGACGGCGGCGGCTACGACGTCTTCGTCATCGAGGATCTGCCAGGCCTGCTCGCGCCCGAGGACGAGCGGCCGGGCCTGGCCGCGAACCCCGAGCAGCGGCTCTACACGCCCTTCGCCGCGCCGCCGGACTCCAGCGAGCTGGGCTTCGCACTGCCGGCCGCCGCCCCGGCGCCGGATAGCCTCACCGGCCGCGGCGAGCCCTACAGCACGCGCTTCCTGGTGGACGCCATGGGCCGGCAGGTCACCTACGACACCCTCTACGGGCTCTACGGAAGCAGCGTCATCACCTTCAAGGACGTGCTCGGCGACCAGGAGATCCTGCTGCTGCTCGACGTCTTCGGCAACATCTCCGACTCGAACCTCATGGCGGCCTACACGCGGCGCACCCGTCGCCTGAACTGGAGCGTGGGGGCCTACTCGTTCCTGAGCTACTACCAGACGCGCGTGGGCAGCTTCGGCGAGTACTTCCCCAGCGACCGCCTCGCCCTGGAGTGGCGCCGCGGCGGCTTCCTGTCGGCGAGCTATCCCTTCAGCCTGTTCATGCGCCTGGACTACGACCTCAACCTGCTCTACGCCCGGCGCGAGTACTACGAGGGCTTCGATCCCTGGGGACGGCCGATCCCCATCAGCGACCCGGACCGCCCGGCGGTCGAGAAGCGGCTCCTGGGGCAGCCGAGCCTGTCGCTGGTCTACGACAACGCGCTCTTCGACGCGCTCGGTCCGGTCAAGGGCAGCCGCTGGGCGCTGAGCGCCGCCTACGCGCACGATCTCGGCAGCGGTGAACCCGTGGCGCGCTGGCTGGCCTACGCCGACTGGCGCCACTACATGCTCGGCCCGGGGGGCCACAGCCTCGCGCTGCGCCTCAGCGGACGTTTCAGCGAGGGCGTCGACCCGGTGGTCTACACGCTGGGCGGCCCCTACGATCTGCGCGGCTACGACTACCTGGACTTCGCCGGCACGCGCACCGCGCTGGGCAGCGTCGAGTGGCGCTTCCCGTTCATCCGCTACATCTACCTCGGCGGTCCGTTGCCCCTGATCTGGGGCGGCATCGGCGGGAGCGTCTTCGCGGACTTCGGCGGCGCGTGGAACGGCGACAACTTCCGCGCCTTCAAGTCGGGCGACGGCCTGCGCCTGCAGGATCTGCGCAGCGACATCGGCTACGGCTTCCGCATCAACCTCGGCGGCTTCCTGCTGCTCTGGGACATCGCGTGGCCCACCGATCTCAAGGAGCTCGGGCCGCGGCGGACGCACTTCTCGATCGGGGCTCAATTCTGAGGCGGCGCGAAGGAGTTCCACCTCGCTTGACTTCGGCTCGCTGCGCTCGCCTCAGACGCGCTCGGCTGGAACCTTCGCGCCGCTGCGTAGCAGAAGCAGAGGCAGAAGCAGAGGCAGAAGAAGATTGCGCGAGCGGGGCGAGGTCCGTATGGTAGCCTCTCGCCGAAGCACCCAACGCCTGCCCATCTCATGGAGTTTCTGTGTCCTCCCTCACGCTCAACCCCCCGCAGCAGGAGGCCGTGGCCCACGGTGAGGGGCCCTGCCTCGTGATCGCCGGCGCGGGCAGCGGCAAGACGCGCGTCCTCACCGAGCGCATCCGCCGCCTCGTGGCCGCCGGCACGCCGCCCTGGCGCATCCTCGGCTTCACCTTCACCAACAAGGCGGCCGGCGAGATGCGCCGGCGCCTGGAGGCGAGCCTCGGCGAGGGGGCCCGCAGCCTCTGGCTCGGCACCTTCCACGCGACGGGCGTGCGCATCCTGCGCCGCGAGTGGGAGGCCATGGGCATCGCGCGGGACTTCAGCATCTACGATGCGGACGACCAGCTCTCCCTGCTCAAGCGTCTGATGAAGGAGATGGCCCTGCCGGAGGGCAGCTTCACGCCGCAGGCGGCGCGCGCGGCGATCGAGCGCTACAAGACCCAGCTGCTCGGCCCGGACGAGGCGACGGAACTGGCCGAGGGCTACCGCGACGGGCAGGCGGCGCGGATCTACGTCGCCTATCAGCAGGGGCTCGCGCGGGCGCAGGCGCTGGACTTCACCGACCTCATCGCGCTGCCGGTGCGCCTCTTCGCCGAGAACGCCGAGGCGCGGGAGCGCTGGTCGCGGCGCTTCGACTACGTGCTCGTCGACGAGTTCCAGGACACCAACGCCCTGCAGATGCGCTTCATCGAGCACCTGGCCGCCGCGAGCGGCAACCTCTTCGTGGTGGGCGACGACGACCAGTCCATCTACGGCTGGCGCGGCGCCGACCTCAAGCACATCCTCGACTTCGAGCGGCACTTCCCCGGCGCCGCGGTGATCCGCCTGGAGCAGAACTATCGCTCCACCCAGCCGATCCTCGAGGTGGCCAACGCGGTCATCGCCAACAACCGTCAGCGCAAGGGCAAGGCGCTCTGGACCGAGCAGGCCGAGGGCCAGCCGGTGCGCGTGCTGACCGTGAGCGACGAGGACGCCGAGGCGGACCTGGTCGCGCGCCGCATCCGCAGCCAGTCGGCGATGGGCACGCCGCTGGGGGAGTTCGCGGTGCTCTACCGCACGCACGCCCAGAGTCGGGCGCTCGAAGCGGCCATGAGCCGCCAGCGCCTGCCCTACCAGATCGTCGGCGGGACGCGCTTCTACGACCGCAAGGAGATCCGCGATCTGCTGGCCTATCTCAAGCTGGTGCTGAACCCGGCCGACACGGTGAGCCTGGAGCGCATCGTCAACACGCCGCCGCGGGGCATCGGCAAGACCACCCAGGCGCGGCTGATCGAGCTGGCGCGGCGCGAGGGCATCGCCCCGGGTCTGCTGATCACGGCCTTCCCCGAGCGTCTGGACACGCTGCCCGACGCCGGCGGCCGGCGCCTGCGCGAGTTCGGACGGCTCCTCCTCGAGCTGAGCGCGCGTCCCGACAGCGACGCCGCGCCCGAGGTGATCGAGCGCCTGCTCGAGCGCGTCCCCTACATGGACTACCTCACCGACAGCGATCCGCTGCAGGGGGAGACGCGACGCGAGAACGTGGAGGAGCTCGTGAGCGCGGCGCAGGCCTTCTTCGAGGCGCGGCTGGCGGCCACGCCGGCGGCGGTCGCGCCGGAGGCCCCCGACGCCCCCGTGGCCGGCGCGCCCACGCCGGGTTCGCTGGCGGACTTCCTCGCCGAGGTGGCCCTGGTGGCCGACATCGACGGCCTGGGGGAGGGGGGCGAGACCGTCACCCTGATGACGCTGCACAACGCCAAGGGCCTGGAGTTCGACACGGTCTTCCTCACCGGCGTCGAGGAGCAGCTGCTGCCCCACGCGCTGAGCACGGGCAGCGACGACGAGGGCGAGGTGGAGGAGGAGCGGCGGCTCTTCTACGTGGGCGTGACGCGCGCGCGCGCGCGGCTGTGGATCCTGCACGCCATGAACCGCCGGCGCTTCGGCGACACCCTGCCTTGCATGCCCAGCCGCTTCCTCGACGAGCTGCCCGAGCAGTGGGTGGAGCGCGAAGGCGAGGAGCTGCTGTCGGGCGCGGGCAGCTCGAGCTACGGGGGCTGGGGTGGCCAGCGCCGCGGCGGCGAGAGCCGCGGCGGCCAGCGCTGGCAGGCGGGGCGGGCCGCCGCCGCGCCGCGTCGCGACGCGCATCGCGCGCCGTCCTTCGGCGGCTCGGGCCACGACTTCGGCGGGCACTTCTCGCAGGACCCCGGGCAGGCCGGCGCAGCGGACGACTTCGCCGACGAGTTCACCCAGGACGACGGCGAGGCCGCCCTGCGCGTCGGGATGCGCGTGCGCCACGCCAGCCTGGGGCCCGGCACCGTGCACAAGCTCGAGGGCAAGGGCGACGAGCTGCGCGTGATCGTCATGTTCGACGAGAAGGGCGCCCGCAAGCTGCTGGCCCGGGTCGCGGGCCTGCGTCCCCTCTAGCGCGGGAGGCGCTCGTGAAGATCGACCGCGCGCTGCTGCTGCACCTGGAGCGCCTGTCGCGCCTCGAGCTGGCCGAGGACGAGCGCGCGGCCATGATGGACGACCTCTCCCGCGTCCTGGACTACGCCGAGCGCCTCGCGGCGCTGGACGCGGAGCTCCCGGGAGCGACGCTCGACGGCGCGCTCCGCGACGACGCGGTCCGTCCCTCGCTCGACGCCGCCACGCCGCTCGCCCTGGCGCCGGCCGTGGAGGAGGGCCACTTCCTCGTCCCGCCCGTGCTCGAGATCGAGGGCAAGCCGTGATCCCTCGCCTCGGACTGCGGGACGCCCGCCGCGCCCTGGACGCCGGCGCCTTCAGCGTCGACGAGTTCTGGCTGGCCCAGACGGAGCGCATCGCGCGACTGGACCCGCAGCTCCACTGCTACCTGCACCGGCCGGCGGACACCGCGGCGCCCCTTCCAACCGACGCGGTGCTCGGGGGATTGCCCTTCGCCCTCAAAGACAACATGAACCTCGCGGGGACGCCGACCACCTGCGCGTCCCGCCTCCTCGAGGGCTACGTCTCGCCCTACGACGCCACGGCCGCGGCCCAGCTCGTCGCCGCCGGCGGCCGCTACCTGGGCAAGACCAACATGGACGAGTTCGCCATGGGCTCCTCCTGCGAGCACTCGGCGGCGGGACCGACCCGCAATCCCTGGGACCTGGAGCGCTCCCCCGGCGGCTCCAGCGGGGGAGCGGCGGCGGCGGTGGCCGCCGATCTCGCGCCCTTCGCCCTGGGCAGCGACACGGGCGGGAGCATCCGCCAGCCCGCGGCCTTCTGCGGCGTCGTGGGCGTCAAGCCGAGCTACGGCCGGGTGAGCCGCCATGGCCTGGTGGCCTTCGCCAGCAGCCTCGACCAGATCGGCCCCCTGACGAAAAACGTGGAGGACGCCGCCCGGGTCCTCGAGCTGATCATGGGCCACGACCCCGCGGACGCCACGACCCTGCGCGCGCCCGTGCCGTCGCTCCTGCCCGAGACGGAGCGCGGCGTGGCGGGCCTGCGCCTCGGCCTGCCGGACGGCCTGGACGCGCTGCCCATGGACGCGACCGTCCGCGCGGCCTGGCTGGACGCCGCCGCCGCGCTGGAGCGGGAGGGCGCGCGGCGCGTGCGCGTCGAACTGCCCAGTCTCGGGCAGGCCGTGGCCATCTACGCGCTGGTGGCGAACGCCGAGGCGAGCAGCAACCTCGCCCGCTTCGACGGCATCCGCTACGGCCGCCGCGCCGCCGCGGACGACCTGGAGACCATGCTCACCCGAAGTCGCGGCCGAGGCTTCGGCGCCGAGGTGAAGCGGCGCATCCTGCTGGGCACCTTCGCGCTGGCGAGCGGCTACTACGAGGACTACTACCTGCGCGCCCAGCGCTGGCGCGCGCGCCTGGCCGAGGAATTCGCGGCGGCCTTCGCCGCCTGCGACGCCATCCTGCTGCCCACCGCGCCCACGCCGGCCTTCCGCCTGGGCGAGAAGCTCGACGACCCGCTGGACATGTACCTCTCCGATCTCTTCACGCTGCCCGCCAGCCTGGCGGGACTGCCCGCGGCGAGCGTCCCCACCGCCCTGGCGGGGGGGCTGCCGCTGGGGATGCAGGTCGTCACCCGCGCGCTGGACGAGCCCATGCTCATCCGCGTGGCCGCCGCGCTCGAGCGCTGCTTCCCCTTCGCGGCCCTGCGCCGCGACGCGGTGGACCGGGCGCTGGGGGAGACGTCGTGACGGGCGCCTGGGAGACGGTCATCGGCCTCGAGGTGCACGCCCAGCTCCTCACGGCCACCAAGGCCTTCTGCGGCTGCGCGGCGGCCGTGGGCGGCGCGCCCAACAGCCGCTGCTGCCCGGTCTGCCTCGGCCTGCCCGGCGCGCTGCCCGTCCTCAATCGGCAGGCGGTGGAGCTGACGCTGCGCGTCGGCCTCGCCACGGGTTGCCGCATCGCGCCCGTGAGCGTGATGGCGCGCAAGCACTACTTCTACCCTGACCTGCCCAAGGGCTATCAGATCTCGCAGTACGCGCGGCCGCTCTGCGAGGAGGGCGCGCTGACGGTGGACGGACGGCGCGTGCGCCTGAAGCGCATCCACCTGGAGGAGGACGCGGGCAAGAGCGTGCACGGCGCGGGGGGCACGCGGGTGGACCTGAACCGCTGCGGCGTGCCGCTGGCGGAGATCGTCACCGAGCCCGATCTGCGCAGTCCGGCCGAGGCCCATGCCACGCTGCGCGCGCTGCGGCAGCTGCTCGTCTACCTCGGCGTCTGCGACGGCAACATGGAGGAGGGGTCGCTGCGCTGCGACGCGAACCTGTCGCTGCGCCGGCCGGGGAGCACGGCGCTCGGCGTGAAGACCGAGCTGAAGAACCTCAACTCCTTCCGTGGCGTGGAGGCCGCGCTGCGCTTCGAGGCGGAGCGCCAGGCCGCGCTGCTGGAGGCCGGCGAGCGCGTGCGCCCGGAGACCCTGCTCTGGGACGCCGCGGCGCGCGAGGCGCGGCCCATGCGGGGCAAGGAGGACGCCGAGGACTACCGCTACGTCCCCGATCCCGACCTGCCGCCCGTGCGCGTCGACCCGGCCTGGCTGGACGCCGTGCGCGCCTCTCTGCCCGAGCTGCCCGCGGCGCGCGCGGCGCGTTTCGTCGCCCTGGGGCTCACGCCCTACGACGCCGGCGTGCTCACCGCCGATCCCGCCCTCGCCGACACCTTCGAGGCCGTGCTGGGCGCGGGCGCGCCGCTGGCCGCGGCGACGTCCTGGGTCTCGGGCGAGCTGCTGCGCCACGCCAACGAGCGCGGCCTCGCGCCGGCGGACTTCCCCGTGCCCCCGGCCGGCCTGGCGGACCTGCTGAAGCGGGTCGAGGCGGG is from Candidatus Latescibacterota bacterium and encodes:
- a CDS encoding PD40 domain-containing protein, giving the protein MTRPRSLRPLARWSLLALVVLALTPLSADAYLFGKNKVHYDSFDWQVYHSAHFDLYYYPEEAVLASQTALLAEQAYARLAALLDHRPQGRIPLVLYSSHPSFQQTNVSPELISESTGGFTDITRSRVVLPYSGSVPDFRHVVAHELVHVFMLDMLFGGHGPEHVLRSVGQFMMPPLWFIEGMAEYLSTGWDASAQLYLEDAVASDYLAPLDGYVGGFLVYKEGQAAMAYLTRRFGEGILPELLKEMSGRGNLDRALQKSTGMNLERFSREFLRDTKERTWPRLAERGRPDQRAFRLLDHEQAGRAFFMHPRFSPDGSRMAYFADNEGEVNLYLASSLDGKVLRRLVTGHRSSRLESLHPFDTGVSFSPDGTRLAFSALSGGADALVIVSADDGKELARYRPSLDSMRGPAWSPDGRRIAVSGVAGGVTDLYLLDLDGGAWRQLTHDLADEQDPAWLDAETLIYARHDALFPGLFAADGEHPPVFLDPAEFGEHPEVFDVGDGYDLWRLAVDPDAAPTPLAATAGDDRSPLPLAGGGLLFTSTAAGLQDLWFQAAPDSAPRRVYAPAGGVMGPSLSHDDTRLAFSSLDGGGYDVFVIEDLPGLLAPEDERPGLAANPEQRLYTPFAAPPDSSELGFALPAAAPAPDSLTGRGEPYSTRFLVDAMGRQVTYDTLYGLYGSSVITFKDVLGDQEILLLLDVFGNISDSNLMAAYTRRTRRLNWSVGAYSFLSYYQTRVGSFGEYFPSDRLALEWRRGGFLSASYPFSLFMRLDYDLNLLYARREYYEGFDPWGRPIPISDPDRPAVEKRLLGQPSLSLVYDNALFDALGPVKGSRWALSAAYAHDLGSGEPVARWLAYADWRHYMLGPGGHSLALRLSGRFSEGVDPVVYTLGGPYDLRGYDYLDFAGTRTALGSVEWRFPFIRYIYLGGPLPLIWGGIGGSVFADFGGAWNGDNFRAFKSGDGLRLQDLRSDIGYGFRINLGGFLLLWDIAWPTDLKELGPRRTHFSIGAQF
- a CDS encoding UvrD-helicase domain-containing protein; this translates as MSSLTLNPPQQEAVAHGEGPCLVIAGAGSGKTRVLTERIRRLVAAGTPPWRILGFTFTNKAAGEMRRRLEASLGEGARSLWLGTFHATGVRILRREWEAMGIARDFSIYDADDQLSLLKRLMKEMALPEGSFTPQAARAAIERYKTQLLGPDEATELAEGYRDGQAARIYVAYQQGLARAQALDFTDLIALPVRLFAENAEARERWSRRFDYVLVDEFQDTNALQMRFIEHLAAASGNLFVVGDDDQSIYGWRGADLKHILDFERHFPGAAVIRLEQNYRSTQPILEVANAVIANNRQRKGKALWTEQAEGQPVRVLTVSDEDAEADLVARRIRSQSAMGTPLGEFAVLYRTHAQSRALEAAMSRQRLPYQIVGGTRFYDRKEIRDLLAYLKLVLNPADTVSLERIVNTPPRGIGKTTQARLIELARREGIAPGLLITAFPERLDTLPDAGGRRLREFGRLLLELSARPDSDAAPEVIERLLERVPYMDYLTDSDPLQGETRRENVEELVSAAQAFFEARLAATPAAVAPEAPDAPVAGAPTPGSLADFLAEVALVADIDGLGEGGETVTLMTLHNAKGLEFDTVFLTGVEEQLLPHALSTGSDDEGEVEEERRLFYVGVTRARARLWILHAMNRRRFGDTLPCMPSRFLDELPEQWVEREGEELLSGAGSSSYGGWGGQRRGGESRGGQRWQAGRAAAAPRRDAHRAPSFGGSGHDFGGHFSQDPGQAGAADDFADEFTQDDGEAALRVGMRVRHASLGPGTVHKLEGKGDELRVIVMFDEKGARKLLARVAGLRPL
- the gatC gene encoding Asp-tRNA(Asn)/Glu-tRNA(Gln) amidotransferase subunit GatC codes for the protein MKIDRALLLHLERLSRLELAEDERAAMMDDLSRVLDYAERLAALDAELPGATLDGALRDDAVRPSLDAATPLALAPAVEEGHFLVPPVLEIEGKP
- the gatA gene encoding Asp-tRNA(Asn)/Glu-tRNA(Gln) amidotransferase subunit GatA; the encoded protein is MRDARRALDAGAFSVDEFWLAQTERIARLDPQLHCYLHRPADTAAPLPTDAVLGGLPFALKDNMNLAGTPTTCASRLLEGYVSPYDATAAAQLVAAGGRYLGKTNMDEFAMGSSCEHSAAGPTRNPWDLERSPGGSSGGAAAAVAADLAPFALGSDTGGSIRQPAAFCGVVGVKPSYGRVSRHGLVAFASSLDQIGPLTKNVEDAARVLELIMGHDPADATTLRAPVPSLLPETERGVAGLRLGLPDGLDALPMDATVRAAWLDAAAALEREGARRVRVELPSLGQAVAIYALVANAEASSNLARFDGIRYGRRAAADDLETMLTRSRGRGFGAEVKRRILLGTFALASGYYEDYYLRAQRWRARLAEEFAAAFAACDAILLPTAPTPAFRLGEKLDDPLDMYLSDLFTLPASLAGLPAASVPTALAGGLPLGMQVVTRALDEPMLIRVAAALERCFPFAALRRDAVDRALGETS
- the gatB gene encoding Asp-tRNA(Asn)/Glu-tRNA(Gln) amidotransferase subunit GatB, producing MLPLRGPAPRRGGPGAGGDVVTGAWETVIGLEVHAQLLTATKAFCGCAAAVGGAPNSRCCPVCLGLPGALPVLNRQAVELTLRVGLATGCRIAPVSVMARKHYFYPDLPKGYQISQYARPLCEEGALTVDGRRVRLKRIHLEEDAGKSVHGAGGTRVDLNRCGVPLAEIVTEPDLRSPAEAHATLRALRQLLVYLGVCDGNMEEGSLRCDANLSLRRPGSTALGVKTELKNLNSFRGVEAALRFEAERQAALLEAGERVRPETLLWDAAAREARPMRGKEDAEDYRYVPDPDLPPVRVDPAWLDAVRASLPELPAARAARFVALGLTPYDAGVLTADPALADTFEAVLGAGAPLAAATSWVSGELLRHANERGLAPADFPVPPAGLADLLKRVEAGELSNSAAKTVFARMVDEGGDAAAWIRRLDLGLVSDEDALAARVAAIVAANPSELARYRAGESKLFGWFVGQLMADSKGKADPRLASRLVRERLDAGADGD